The genomic DNA ACATTATGGATATGCAAAAGGGCTATTATTCTCCCAGCTTGGTCAAACGCTGGATAAGCCTAAATATGTTGTCCTGAATGCAGATGAAGAATGGTATGAGCGGTACAGTAATATGACCGCCCATGAAGTCATCAGCTATGGTCTTGACGCACATGCCGACTTCAAGGCTGAGAACGTCGACTACTATAATGATAAAACGACGTTCACGCTCCATTCTCCTGAAGGAGTGTACGAGGTCGAGATGAAACTTCTTGGCCGGTTCAATGTTTATAATGCTTTGACAGCTATGGCATCACTGTTCGCAAAAGGAATGAAGGTTGAACGGATCGTTGAGATCTTCCGTGACCTCCCGCCTGTGGACGGACGTATGCAAAAAGTCGAGATGGAGGCACCATTATCGGTCTACATCGACTACGCCCATACACCGGATGCCATTGAAAAAGCAATCGAGTCCGTCATGCCTTTCAAGGAAAACAAGATCATTTTCCTTGTCGGTACAGGTGGAAACCGCGATAAGTCGAAGCGTCCGACGATGGCAGAAAAAGCATCCATTGCGGACTATGTGATCCTGACGACCGATGATCCAAGATATGAGGAATATGACAGTATCCTTAAAGATCTGGAAAAAGGGATGCAGCATGATCAGTATGCATTGATCGGGGACAGGGCAGAAGCCGTCAAGCATGCCGTTGAAGTGTCTGAACCCGGAGATATCATCATCTTTGCAGGAAAAGGGCATGAAGACTATCAGATCATTGAAAACACCAAGTATCCACATAGCGACAAACAGATCGCCATTGAAGAAAGCCGTATCAAATACGTGCATCATACATGATAAAAAACCGGCCGGGAATTACTCCCCGACCGGTTTTTTTCATGGAAAAAGGGCCCCCATCGGGAACCCTTTTTTGATTCAACAGTAATCAGACAAACATTCCTGCGATGGCAGCACTGAGAAGTGACGCAAGTGCCCCAGCAAGCACTGCCCGCAATCCCATTTTGGCGATCTCTGGTCGACGGTTCGGTGCCAGATTACCAAGCCCTCCAAGGAGGATCCCAAGGGAAGATACGTTGGCGAAACCACAAAGGGCGAAGGAAATGATCGCAACCGCTTTGTCAGATAGATCACCAAGTACAGGAGCAAAATTAGAATAGGCAACAAATTCGTTGATCACGAGCTTTTGCCCGATGAAATTTCCTGCAGTGACCGCTTCGCTCCAAGGCACCCCGATCGCCCATGCAAGTGGAGAGAAGACATAGCCAAGGATCAGTTCAAGGGTGAGGTCGGAATAACCGAATACTCCCCCAATCAAGCCGAGGATTCCGTTGATCAAAGCGACAAGCGCAATGAAAGCAAGCAACATCGCCCCAATATTCAAGGCAAGCTGTAAACCGACGCTGGCTCCTTTTGCAGCAGCATCGATGACATTTGCTGAATCAGAATCAGCTTCCATCTTGAAGCTATCAGGTTCTGGGGTGTCATCGGTTTCTGGTACAAACAGCTTGGCCATTACGAGTCCGGCAGGTGCGGCCATGAAGCTTGCGGCTAGCAGGTACTCGAGAGGCACACCAAGTAGGGAATAGCCTACCAGGACGGATCCTGCAACAGAAGCCAGCCCACCTGTCATGACGGCGAATAGTTCGGATTTGGTCATCGTAGACAAATATGGTCTGATGACGAGTGGTGCTTCCGTCTGTCCTACGAAGATATTGGCAGCAGCTGAAAGAGATTCAGCTTTACGCGTACCAAGAAGCTTCGAAAGCGCTCCTCCGATGATTTTGATGAAGAACTGCATGATATTCAGGTAGTACAATACAGAAATGAGAGCCGAGAAGAAAATAACGACTGGAAGAACATTAAAAGCAAACACATATCCAATCCCGGATTTTTCAGTGAATAATCCACCGAATAAGAAATCAATACCTTCATTGGAATAGTTGATGATTTCATTGATTCCAAGGGTAAGCCACTTAAGTCCACTCTGACCCCATGATGTTTCCAATACAAGGAAGGCGAAAATGATTTGTATGATGAGCCCGCCGATCACACTCCGATAGTTGATGCGCTTTTTATCGGATGAGAAGAGAAAGCCGATTCCCAACACAACTAAAATTCCAAAAATCCCCCATAAATACTGCATTCTGTCACCTCTTAGTAGTATGTTTTTCTGGTTGTTCGGTTTTTTATTTTACAGTTCTTTCAGAAGTCTGACAACCACCAATTTTCAAGAAGTACGTACATCTGTGTAGGTTAGTGTGTACATATATAGCGTTTTCATGAAAAGGCATACATAATCCAGATGAGATAAAAACTTTTTGGGGATAATGGAAGGAAAAGGTATTCCTGTAGTGTGGAATTGGTACTGAACATCAGAGATTTATTGCAAAGTAACTATAGAAAGAATATGATGGGAAAGTGAGTACGACAAGAAAGGAAAGAACTAATGAAAATAGACTTTATTGAAGAAGTAAAATCAAGACGTACATTTGCGATCATATCCCATCCGGATGCCGGTAAAACGACTCTGACAGAGCAACTGCTGCTGTTCGGGGGAGCCATCCGCGCAGCCGGGACGGTCAAAGGGAAAAAGACCGGGAAGTATGCCACTTCCGACTGGATGGAAATTGAAAAACAGCGGGGAATCTCGGTCACAAGTTCCGTCATGGCCTTCGACTATAACGATTTCCGCGTCAACATCCTTGATACCCCTGGTCACCAGGATTTCTCCGAAGATACGTACCGGACCCTCATGGCCGTTGATAGTGCCGTGATGATCATCGATTCCGCAAAAGGGATCGAGGCACAGACGCTTAAGCTGTTCAAAGTATGCCGTATGAGAGGGATTCCGATCTTCACTTTCATCAATAAACTTGACCGTCAGGGACGCGAACCGTTGGAACTGTTGGAAGAGCTCGAAGAAGTACTGGGGATCCAATCTTACCCTATGAACTGGCCGATCGGAATGGGGAAAGAATTCCTCGGCATTTATGATCGTTTCCATAATCGCATCGAACAATTCCGTGTCGAGGAAGATGATCGCTTCATTTCCCTGAATGACGAAGGAGAGATTGCCGGTGAACATCCACTGACTGAAAGCGGCTTGTACCAGCAGGCACTTGAGGATATCCTTCTATTGAACGAAGCAGGAAATGAGTTCTCGAAGGACAGGATCGCCTCAGGAGAACTCTCTCCTGTATTTTTCGGAAGTGCCTTGACGAACTTCGGGGTACAGACATTCCTTGAAACGTATCTGCAGTTCGCTCCTTCTCCTCAACCGAGAAATTCGGATGCTGGAGAAATTGAACCGACAGCAGATGAGTTCTCCGGATTCGTATTCAAGATCCAGGCGAATATGAACCCTGCCCACCGTGACAGGATCGCCTTCGTACGGATTTGCTCGGGTCAGTTTGAGCGTGGGATGACGGTCAATCTGCCTCGAACAGGCAAGCCGATCAAGCTCAGTCAGTCGACCCAGTTCCTTGCAGATGATCGAAGCACCGTGAATGAAGCGGTCAGCGGGGACATCATCGGGGTATACGATACCGGGACCTACCAGATCGGAGATACCCTTGTCCAAGGGAAGAAGAACTTCCAGTATGAGAAACTGCCACAGTTCACTCCTGAATTATTCGTACGGGTGACAGCAAGGAACGTCATGAAGCAGAAGCACTTCCAAAAAGGGATCCTTCAACTTGTCCAAGAAGGAGCCATCCAGTACTATAAAACGCGTACAGAGGATGTCATCCTTGGGGCTGTCGGACAGCTCCAATTCGAGGTATTCGAGCACCGGATGAAGAATGAGTACAATGTAGATGTGAAGATGGAATCCGTCGGTTCCAAAATCGCACGCTGGATCGAGAACGAGGAAGACGTGAAGGACACGATGTCCAGTCAGCGAAGCATGCTGGTGAAGGATCGTCATGGACAGATGGTCTTCTTGTTTGAAAATGACTTTGCCATGAGATGGTTCCAGGATAAACACCCTGAAATCAAACTGTATAGCTTGCTATAAGGAAAAAGTCGCAGCATGTTGCTGCGGCTTTTTTGCATACCTGACTCATGCAAGAGACAGTAAAAAGGTAAATAATGATATGAGGGGGTAAATGGTCTGGTTTTCAAAGGTGGATGCAGGCGTATACGAAGATTTTTCAATATATAAAGTGAAATAACTGGCTTTATATAGGTAAAAAGATTTAGTATTGTAGGAAAGACTTGTGAAATGAGGGAGACATATGAAAACCACGTGCATCCATTGCGGTGTGACCATGCAGTATGAATCCAAAGGACAATTGAATGTACCATCGATCGGGCAAGCGTTTATCTATCGGTCCAAGGAGGAGTTGGAGGGGGTGGCCAAGTCACTTGCCGAGCATTCCGATGAAATTCAAGTTCATCTAAATGGCAAACACCAGATGACCGCTTCTGAACTCCACTACCGACTTAAATATGAAGAGGTCGTCACGTTAATTCAGTCTGAGAGATTCATCAGCCATCTCCAGCCTATTATCAATGTTGCATCGGGAGAAATTTACGGATATGAATCATTGCTGAGGAGTAATTCAAGGACATTGAATCCAGGGCTTTTATTCAAAGCGGCATCTCTTACAGGATTCCACTCCATGCTTGATCAGAAAGCGAGGCGTGCAGCCATAGAGGCGAAGAGTAAATACGTTCCGCGCGGTGTGAAAAGCTTTATCAATTTCCTTCCATCCACCATCTACAATCCGGAATTTTGTTTGCGTCACACATTCCAGATCGTAGAAGATTTCGGAGTCGACCCGAATGATCTCGTGTTCGAGGTCGTAGAAACCGAAAAAATCGAAGATATTGATCATTTGAAGAAGGTATTGAATGTATATAAAAGGGAAGGAATGAGGGTCGCACTCGACGATGTGGGCTCCGGATTTGCCGATCCTGAACTCCTTACCCTCCTGAATCCCGATTATGTGAAAATCGACCGCTCCTATATCGATCATTGCGATGAGAGTCCAGACAAGCAGGCCTTTCTGCGGAAAATCATCCATCTGGCACGCGAACGAGGCATCACGGTGTTAGGGGAAGGAATCGAGAGAAAGGAAGAACTCGAGTATTGCCGAAGCATCGGTATCGATCTTGCTCAAGGTTATTTCATAGGGAAGCCGATGGAACGTCCATTGATTCCTTCATTCACTTTTGATTGACAAAAATGAAAACCATGATAAAATACTCATATATTACTTTAGCGCTTAAAAGCGTTTAAGGAAAATAGTGAGAGTAAACGATCTTGAACCAGCATAGTAGGTTGAGGGGAACAGCAATCAGAGATCAGGCGGTTTGGTGAAAGCCTTGAGTTCCTTTTAAGTGAATTACACTGCTTCTGGAGGGAAACCTCTAAAAAGGGATCGGAAAGATAGAGTGGGGATGGACCTTAGGTGTTACCAGCTAAAGGCCGTTCCAATTAGGGTGGTACCGCGGAGAGCTCTTCGTCCCTATTTCAGGGAGAGGGTTCTTTTTTTCGTCCTTTCCCGCTAAACAGCATAGATAAGGAAGTGACATACGTTGAACAAACATATTTCAAACAGGCCAAAAGTCTGGGAAGCTGCCTTCATTCTCATCATGGTTCTGTCCATGATCGGCACCTTTCTCATCAAACTGGAGACGGTTCCTCATATCCCCATTGCCGTTGCCCTCATCCTTCTTACCATTTACGGATTGGTGAAAAAGGTCTCCTTTAAATCAATCGAAGAAGGAATGATTTCAGGCATTCAAGGAGGTCTGGGTGCCATTCTCCTGTTCATATTCATTGGGATGCTCGTGGGGAGCTGGCTAACGAGCGGTACGATCCAGACCATCATGTATGGTGGATTTTCTTTTCTCACCCCCGCTTATTTCTATGCCATTGCCTTTTTGATCACCGCCCTTTGCGGAGTCATCGTTGGTAGCTCTTTGACTACAGCGGCAACCATCGGTGTCGCTATCATCGGGATTTCTGAAACCATGGGGTTATCCATGGGGATCACAGCCGGTGCCATCGTTTCCGGGGCGTTTTTCGGGGATAAGATGTCACCATTATCCGATACCACGAATCTTGCATCTTCCGTCGTGAAGGTTGACCTTTTTGAACACATAAGGAATATGGCATGGACCACGATCCCCGCCTTCATCATTTCGGTGATCCTGTTTGCCGTTTTATCACCGGACGGAAAGAGTGCAGGTCTTGGAGATCTGGATGCCCTTAAACAGGCATTGGGGGATACGGGAGTTATCCATTGGTATAGTCTAATCCCGCTGCTCCTGCTTGTCGTCATGGTGATGATGAAGATTCCTGCTTTGCTGACGCTTGCCATTAATATTGTCGTGTCAACCGGCCTTGCCTTCATTCACGGAATGATAGGGGGAAAGGCAATCTTGAATGCCCTGTTCTCCGGATATGTTTCAAAGTCTGGAAATGAAGCCCTTGATTCACTGTTAACAAGAGGAGGGATCGACAGCATGATGTTTACCATCGGACTTGTCATCCTGTCTCTGAGCCTTGGGGGACTTCTATTCAAGCTGGGGATCATACCGGTCCTCTTGGAGAAAGTCAGCTCCATCCTTCAGTCTGCAAGCAGAACAATCTTTACTACGGCTTTGACGGCAATCGGTTTGAACTTTGCCATTGGGGAACAATACCTTTCCATCTTGTTGACGGGAGAAGCATTCCAGGAGCAGTATAAAAAAATCGGGCTTCATCCTAAGAATCTTTCCAGGACTCTTGAAGATGCCGGAACGGTCATCAACGCCCTAGTACCGTGGGGCGTGAGCGGTATCTTCATTGCAGAGGTGCTAGGTGTACCGACACTCACCTATCTTCCTTTTGCATTCTTCTGCCTTCTGTCTCCCATCCTGACCATCCTATTCGGCTTCACGGGTTGGACGATTACGAAAACTGACGGAAAAACCGCTGAGCGTTAATGCTCAGCGGTTTTTTTTTAGCGCATGTCCATACCAGGAGAAAAGCTTCTTACCTAGAAGAAGCATGGCGATATGGAAAAGGGGTAATGTGATGATTCCACCCACCCCACGAACTGCTAAGAAGTTGAAATGAATCAGTGCATAATCGAGGGTCATCAGGATCAACAAGGTGATCCAGAACGCCACTATATTGTTTGGACGATAAAAGATCGCCAGGGTGTAGAGGTAGTTGCATACCCACGAATAAATGCTGTTCCCCGTTATGGAATTCCTCATCTCGTCTGAAAAGAGGGACAAGGGTATTTTGTAAAGATCAAGCAACGGGGACAAAATCCATGAAATGGAAAGAGTAAGCACGGACAGTGAAAAATAGAGCGTGATAAAATGAAGTTTCTCCAACCCCGGGTCTGCCATCCTCTTCCACCATTTTTTTGAAAGGTAAGCCCCGAGGAGGAGGAATATGCTCGTATAGATGCTTTTCCACCAGAAATGTTCGTATATGCCTACTAATACGAACCAACTTTCGATGAAGTAAAAGAAAGCGATGATAACCAGGATCCAGCCGAACTTCAAACGCTTGACGGCGATGACGGTCAGGGAAATAGGTACTGAAAACGCTTGGGAGCTGATGGAACCGAGTACGCTGTCATTATATTGATTGGAAAGGATGGCGGGATCGTATTCATAACTTCCCCCGAGTATGAAAATAAGGAACTCAAACACATAAGCCAATCCAGAGATGAAAAGCCAGAAGACGATGATCCTACCGGCTTGATCCCGATTTGTCATCATGAGGAACCCGAGGACCATCAATGAAAGTATGACGAGAATCAAAAACGGGAGGGAATTGGTCATCATTCGTTCTCCTTACATGAGAGGTTATGTGTATTGTTTGCAGAAAGATAGGAATTATGACGATAGGCGCACAATATGATGCGGTGGCATCTTATAGATTGAAGGATTTTCCTTTACCCTTTATAGTTGATACTATCAACAAGATAATAGAGAAAGGGGAAAGACACCGTTTGAAAATAAGTGATTTTTCCATACGTAGACCGGTATTCACAATCGTCACCATGATCCTGATCCTGATTCTTGGAGGGGTATCCCTGTCGAGGATCCCCCTTAAGCTGATCCCGGATCTTAATCCACCTGTCGGAGTGGTCGTAACATCATACCCAGGGGCAGGACCACAGGAAGTGGTGGAAAAAGTAACGAAGCCCCTTGAAGAAAGCCTTTCCACACTGCCGGGCTTGAAAAACGTCCAATCGACTGCGCAAGAAGGATCGAATTTCATCCTTATGGAGTTCTCATGGTCCACATCCATTGAAGAAATCGAGAATGATGTACTGCAGCGGATTGATCAGGCACCGCTTCCGGACGAAGCAGAAAAGCCGAGGTTCCTCAAATTCGACCCGGCCCAATTCCCCATCATCCAGTTTTCACTGAAAGCGGATGGGGACAATAATGCCCTACGGACGTTGGCGGAGCGGATGAAGCTCGAACTCAACCGTGTACCAGGAGTCGCCAACGTAAATGTCACGGGTTCGTTTGATGATGAAATCACCGTCAATCTTGATCAGGAAGCTCTTGAGAAAAAAGGGTTGAGCCAGAATGATGTCGTGAATACCCTTCGCAGCAATAACATCACGTCTCCGGGAGATACAATCGATACGGACGGAAAGACACTCACGACACGTGTCATGAGTGAACTGAAGTCCGTGAAGGAAATCAAAGGACTCACCGTAACTGTCGATCCCAAAACGGGTAAGAAAATTCCCCTTTCCGATGTAGCAGAAGTGGAAATGAAGCCGGTTGATGATAATACATACACCCGGGCTGATCAAGAGTCCGCAGTGCTGTTCAGCGTGCTTCAGCAATCGGATGCCAATACTGCTACGGTGTCAAAGGCATTCCAGAAGGAATTGGATGCCCTTCTGAAACAGGAACAGTATAAAGATGTAGATGCAGAAGTATTGTTCGACCAAGGAGATTATATTACCGACGCCATCGGAAGCATAACGAATTCCCTCCTTCTCGGCGGCGTGTTTGCCATGATCGTCCTCTTCCTCTTCTTGAGGAATGTCAGAAGTCCTTTGATCGTAGGCGTTTCCATTCCGTATTCGGTGGTCGTGACGTTTGTTCTGATGTTCTTTGCAGGCTTCAGCCTGAATATCATGACCCTTGGTGCCCTCGCACTCGGTATCGGTATGCTGGTCGATAACTCGATTGTCGTCATTGAAAACATCTACAGGCACCTTGCCATGGGGAAATCACGTAAACAGGCAGCCAGTGAAGGGGCGAAGGAAGTGGGAGGAGCCATCACGGCTTCCACACTGACAACCGTCGCTGTTTTCCTTCCTGTCGTGTTCATTTCCGGCCTCATAGGGGAAATCTTCACTGAATTTGCCTTGACCATATCCTTCAGCCTCTTCGCCTCACTTGTTGTGGCCCTGACCGTTGTACCGATGATGGCAAGCCGCATGCTCAAGGAGCCTAAGGGGAATCTTGAAGCAAGAAGAAGAAGATCGAAGTCCCGTAGCCGGTTCAAGCGATCGGTGGAGTGGACCCTGTCCCATCGAACCATTGTCCTCCTGGCTACCCTCATCCTGCTCGGCATGAGCAGCTGGGGAGCCACAAAGGTTGGTACGGAATTCCTGCCGGCTACAGATGAAGGATTCTTCACCATGAGGGTAGAACTCGAGAACGGTTCTTCGGTCAATGAAACAAACGCAGTAGTCAAAGCGATCGAAGAAAAACTTGAAAACGAAACGAACGTACAGACAGCTGTCAGCCTCGTGGGGACTGATCAAGAGCAGTCATTCAGGGGAGGCAAGTCAGGGAATATTGCAGAAATTTATGTGAAGATGAAGCCTTTTGACGAACGTGAACAGTCCATCTTTTCATTTGCCGATGAAGTAAAACCGAAGCTGGAGAAAGCGGCTCAAGAACAAAATGATACGGCAAACATCGTATTCAATCTACAATCCACTTCCGGTTCCAGCCCTCAGACCCTTACCTTCAATCTGAGAGATACAAATGAGAAGCGGCTGGATGATGGAGTTGAAAAGCTTCAAAAAAAATTAGATGGGATGGATGACGTAAACGAAGTCACAACGGATCGCATGGAAACGATCAAAGAAGTCCAGATGAAGGTTGACCGCGGGAAGGCACTCGATCAAGGACTCGCTCCTTCCCAAATCGGCTCGTTGGTTCAGGATGTGACCAGAGGGGTAACGGCTACACAGATTGTCACAGACGACTCAGAAGTCGTTAGCGTATTTGTTAAATATGATCGTGACATCACGGAAAACCTGGATTCGTTGAAGAAACTCCTGATACCTAATGGTCAGGGGAAATTCATCAAGCTGGACTCTGTCGTTGATTTCTCCATTGAAGACGGACCGGTGAGCATCAAACGGATCGATCAGCAGTCGGCTGTTCAATTCACTGTCAATTATTCTTCTGATACGAACCTAGGAACGATATCCAATAAGGTGGAAAAAGAAATCGATAAGCTCGACCTTCCTGATGAAACACAAGTATCCTTCTCTGGGGAAAAAGAGCTTCTTGACGATTCAATCAATGACATGATCCTAGCTCTTGTATTGGCTCTTGTCTTGGTATACATGGTCATGGCAGCACAGTTTGAGTCATTTAAATATCCGTTTGTTATCATGTTCACAGTTCCGCTCATGGTCATCGGAGTCGCATTGGCCTTATTGCTGACAGATACCCCTATCAGCGTTCCAGCTGTGATCGGAGTGATCATACTTGCAGGTATCGTCGTGAACAATGCCATCGTCATCGTTGATTACATCAAACAGCGTAAGGAAGACGGAATGGGGAGCTTTGATGCCATTGTTACGTCTGCACAGGACCGGATCCGCCCGATACTCATGACGGCGTTGACGACGATTCTTGGACTGGTGCCTCTTGCCCTCGGATTGGGTGAAGGGACAGAAATCAATCAGCCAATGGCCATTGCCGTAATTGGAGGGTTACTCACCAGTACGCTTTTGACTGTGTACATCATTCCCGTCATTTACAGCCTTTTTGATAAAGAGACACGAAGAAGAGCAACAAGGAAAAGAATGGAATAAGTAATGGAGCCGGATCTTCAAAGGGTTCGGTTTTTTTGCTGGTGAACGATGTGAAGCAATCGGAACGGTCGCCTACATAAGTGACAGAATTGATGTCTGCTGACATATTTAGGAGGAGATTGGTCACAATAGGGGGAGAAGAAGCTAGGAGGAGTCCAGAATGCCATTTTCCATCCATCACCCATTACCAGTGAACGTGAGGCAGATGCCGCGTGAAAACATCCATCACAAAACTTGAAGCCATTCTTTGGAGCATTGCACTGCCTGGCTTTCCTCAGCTTCTCGTCGGATTGTGGTTCAAAGGGGCACTCCTGGTCCTTTTGGAGATTTTCATCAATGTCATGAGCGACTTCAACCTGGCCATCATGTACAGTTTTTTAGGTGAGACAAAAAAAGCTGCTGGGGTCATCGATTATCAGTGGCTGATGTTCTATCCATGTTTATACATGTTCGCTATGTGGGATGCGTATAAGATTGCTTCAAACGAAAAGGAAAAGCTCAGCTATCTTCCGTTTGTTTTTTCGGCATACTTTGTGACGGTCGGCCTGATGGTTTCCCCGAAGGTCCACCTGTTCGGAGCATTCATCGGACCCATTTTCCTGCCGATGCTGTTCGTCATTCCTGGCGTGGCGGTCGGCTTTTTGGTCAGGGCCATCGTGATCCGGTTCACCAGATAAATTTATTTCTTTACTTTATGAGGGAAATAAGGTACGATTCAGGTATAAAATTAAACGTTTTCTACCTGTCAAAGGGGAGTAGCTATAGGTTCACACCTAAACAAAGTCGTCAGTTCATGGGTTCTGCCCATCGGCTTTGTTGGCATATCAACTATGCTAAGCAAGACCTTTGCCTTATTTAGGCAAGGGTCTTTTTCTTTTGATAAAATTCCTTGCCTAATGGAAAACTAACTTTATCATTGGGAGGGACTTATAGTATGGATGCATCAATGTTATTAGAATATGGATGGGTACTCCTCATCCTCATCGGTCTGGAAGGAATCCTTGCAGCCGACAATGCAGTCGTCATGGCCGTCATGGTCAAACATCTACCTGAAGAGCAGCGGAAGAAAGCGTTGTTCTATGGATTGATGGGAGCCTTCATCTTCCGTTTCGCCGCCCTTTTCCTCATCTCATTCCTTGTAAATGTTTGGCAGGTGCAGGCAATCGGAGCCATCTACCTGTTCTACGTCGCCATCCATCACTTCATCAAGAAGCGTAAGGGTGAAGGGGCTGTTGATAACGCCGAGAATAAAGGATCAGGTTTCTGGATGACTGTCCTGAAAGTCGAGCTTGCGGATATCGCCTTTGCGGTAGACTCCATGCTTGCCGCAGTGGCCCTGGCCGTAACGCTGAGACCGACAGGATGGTTCGAAGTCGGAGGGATCGATGGTGGACAGTTTACCATCATGTTCCTTGGTGGGGTCATCGGTCTAGTGATCATGCGTTTCGCCGCTACATGGTTCGTCAAGCTTCTGGAGAAATACCCCACTCTGGAATCTACAGCGTTTCTTATCGTAGGCTGGGTAGGCGTCAAGCTTGCCGTGTTCACCCTCGCCCATCCGGATGTCGCAATACTGGATCATCATTTCCCAGAGTCCAAGGTATGGAAACTGATCTTCTGGACCGTTTTGATCATCCTTTCCATCGGCGGATACCTCTTGTCGAAGAAGCGGGCAAATGCAGCCCAAACAGGGTCTTAACAATAGTCATAGTAAAAATCGGATTCAATTGCCTAAGACAATTGAATCCGGTTTTTTATTTGTTTTATGACCAGTCATACTTCATTGTTACTAGCGGTTGATTGGAGTGAAAGATGTAGTCTCCTACGGGCTCATGTGCAGGCTTGCCGTGGAGGCTCACGAGCTACCGGCCGAGAGCGAAGTCTTGCACCGAAATCATGAGCGGTTTATGGAACAGATCGTGTTCGTCATGAAATGATACGTCTCTAAATTCGTCCAACCACC from Rossellomorea marisflavi includes the following:
- a CDS encoding UDP-N-acetylmuramoyl-L-alanyl-D-glutamate--2,6-diaminopimelate ligase, with protein sequence MNTYTLLESMKMKTIYGELPEEVNGIFVDSRKVTEGSVFVCTKGYTVDGHDFAQGAVEKGARLIIAEKRLDIDESKAALVVVKDSFKALALLSNKYYDYPSQRMNMFGITGTNGKTTVTNLIHSILKRDGQRSALSGTIGFNLDGELFPSENTTCDNLTNQQMIREALDKGIDNFTLEVSSHGLTLGRLWGVDFDVVAFTNLSHDHLDYHGTMEHYGYAKGLLFSQLGQTLDKPKYVVLNADEEWYERYSNMTAHEVISYGLDAHADFKAENVDYYNDKTTFTLHSPEGVYEVEMKLLGRFNVYNALTAMASLFAKGMKVERIVEIFRDLPPVDGRMQKVEMEAPLSVYIDYAHTPDAIEKAIESVMPFKENKIIFLVGTGGNRDKSKRPTMAEKASIADYVILTTDDPRYEEYDSILKDLEKGMQHDQYALIGDRAEAVKHAVEVSEPGDIIIFAGKGHEDYQIIENTKYPHSDKQIAIEESRIKYVHHT
- a CDS encoding EAL domain-containing protein, producing the protein MKTTCIHCGVTMQYESKGQLNVPSIGQAFIYRSKEELEGVAKSLAEHSDEIQVHLNGKHQMTASELHYRLKYEEVVTLIQSERFISHLQPIINVASGEIYGYESLLRSNSRTLNPGLLFKAASLTGFHSMLDQKARRAAIEAKSKYVPRGVKSFINFLPSTIYNPEFCLRHTFQIVEDFGVDPNDLVFEVVETEKIEDIDHLKKVLNVYKREGMRVALDDVGSGFADPELLTLLNPDYVKIDRSYIDHCDESPDKQAFLRKIIHLARERGITVLGEGIERKEELEYCRSIGIDLAQGYFIGKPMERPLIPSFTFD
- a CDS encoding NupC/NupG family nucleoside CNT transporter, with product MQYLWGIFGILVVLGIGFLFSSDKKRINYRSVIGGLIIQIIFAFLVLETSWGQSGLKWLTLGINEIINYSNEGIDFLFGGLFTEKSGIGYVFAFNVLPVVIFFSALISVLYYLNIMQFFIKIIGGALSKLLGTRKAESLSAAANIFVGQTEAPLVIRPYLSTMTKSELFAVMTGGLASVAGSVLVGYSLLGVPLEYLLAASFMAAPAGLVMAKLFVPETDDTPEPDSFKMEADSDSANVIDAAAKGASVGLQLALNIGAMLLAFIALVALINGILGLIGGVFGYSDLTLELILGYVFSPLAWAIGVPWSEAVTAGNFIGQKLVINEFVAYSNFAPVLGDLSDKAVAIISFALCGFANVSSLGILLGGLGNLAPNRRPEIAKMGLRAVLAGALASLLSAAIAGMFV
- the nhaC gene encoding Na+/H+ antiporter NhaC → MNKHISNRPKVWEAAFILIMVLSMIGTFLIKLETVPHIPIAVALILLTIYGLVKKVSFKSIEEGMISGIQGGLGAILLFIFIGMLVGSWLTSGTIQTIMYGGFSFLTPAYFYAIAFLITALCGVIVGSSLTTAATIGVAIIGISETMGLSMGITAGAIVSGAFFGDKMSPLSDTTNLASSVVKVDLFEHIRNMAWTTIPAFIISVILFAVLSPDGKSAGLGDLDALKQALGDTGVIHWYSLIPLLLLVVMVMMKIPALLTLAINIVVSTGLAFIHGMIGGKAILNALFSGYVSKSGNEALDSLLTRGGIDSMMFTIGLVILSLSLGGLLFKLGIIPVLLEKVSSILQSASRTIFTTALTAIGLNFAIGEQYLSILLTGEAFQEQYKKIGLHPKNLSRTLEDAGTVINALVPWGVSGIFIAEVLGVPTLTYLPFAFFCLLSPILTILFGFTGWTITKTDGKTAER
- a CDS encoding peptide chain release factor 3 is translated as MKIDFIEEVKSRRTFAIISHPDAGKTTLTEQLLLFGGAIRAAGTVKGKKTGKYATSDWMEIEKQRGISVTSSVMAFDYNDFRVNILDTPGHQDFSEDTYRTLMAVDSAVMIIDSAKGIEAQTLKLFKVCRMRGIPIFTFINKLDRQGREPLELLEELEEVLGIQSYPMNWPIGMGKEFLGIYDRFHNRIEQFRVEEDDRFISLNDEGEIAGEHPLTESGLYQQALEDILLLNEAGNEFSKDRIASGELSPVFFGSALTNFGVQTFLETYLQFAPSPQPRNSDAGEIEPTADEFSGFVFKIQANMNPAHRDRIAFVRICSGQFERGMTVNLPRTGKPIKLSQSTQFLADDRSTVNEAVSGDIIGVYDTGTYQIGDTLVQGKKNFQYEKLPQFTPELFVRVTARNVMKQKHFQKGILQLVQEGAIQYYKTRTEDVILGAVGQLQFEVFEHRMKNEYNVDVKMESVGSKIARWIENEEDVKDTMSSQRSMLVKDRHGQMVFLFENDFAMRWFQDKHPEIKLYSLL